The following DNA comes from Deltaproteobacteria bacterium.
CCCGAAGTTTGGGGGCCTTTAAAATCTGCTGAAGCGTGGAGATATCTTTTCCAACCTCCAAAAACTGTTTGGAAATCTCCTCCACCTTGACCATGCGCGTATTCAGATCGCCAAAAAAACGGGCCGCGTTGTCGAGACGGCCACCAACCCCATCCTGTGATTTCTGCCAGAAATCGAGCTGATTCTTAAACTGTTGCTGGAGGTCTCCGCGCAAACCTTCAAGTTGTTGTTGCAGAAGCAAAAAAGGAGTCTCGGCGGGAACCTTTTTCTTCGTCCAAAGCCAAACCAAAGCCCCCAAAACAGCCAAAATAATCACTCCCATTACAAGCCAAATTCCCATCTTGCCTACATAAAAGAAGTCCGAGGGTCACACAATCATTAAGTTGACAATACGGGTAATTCCCTATTAACCTTACGTTATATGTTAGCGGAGAAACAGCAGGCCCAGTCCAATACCGTCGAATTTCCCTTAAACCAGCGTTTACTTGAGGATTCCCTCAAATTAAAGGAAGAGCGCCGGATTTTGAAGGAGAGGCTTCAGAAGATAGAAGCCAATCGTTCCGAGGTTTCGGCCACGGTTTTTGAGAAAGTTCACGGAGATTATCTGACGCGGCTTCAAAATGTAACCGACCAGCTTTTAGCCAAAAAACAGGATATCGACCGCGAATTGGGAACTCTCTACGACACTCGCGACAAAATTGAAGGAAATCTAAAAAATCACAAACACACTTTGGAAGAGCTCCAATTTCGCCACAAATTGGGTGAGTTCACAAAAGAAGAATTCCATTCGAAAGCAAAAATAGAAGAAGATAAAATCGCCCGTTTTGAACAGGTTTTGGCGGGAGTTCAATCAAATATCAAACGCTATGAAGGTCTCTTCGAAGGAGACGAAGATCTCTTCGGAGAAAAATCGAAAGAGACCGGACCCTTAAGCGTCGCGGAAGAAATTGACGAATGGGAACAGGAAGAAAAAGATTTTCAGGAACCAACCCCCATCCATCCGGAAAAATCTTCCGAATCCATTGGCACACCGCAAGATGCAAGCTGGCTGGAAGCGACAAAGCCCAATTTGGAAACGCACCCCACCCTCACCATTATCGCGGGACATGAAAATGTCGGAAAAAGTTTTCAGATTCAGGGCACTCTGACCATTGGCAGATCGCATACCAATCAGGTTATTTTAAAAGACGCGAAAGCTTCAAGACAGCACGCCGAGATCCGGCTTCAGGGAAATGAATATGTGTTGATTGACCTAAACAGTTCGAACGGCTCCATGGTCAACGGCCACAAAGTCACCGAACAAATCCTCGCCCCCGACGACGAAATCCAAATCGGCGATTTCGTCATGCAGTTTCAGATGTAACACTACGCTACCATGTATTTACAAACATCCACCACAGTACTTTTTCGAGCTGTTTTTTCCGCGGTTTCTAAAAGATAGGCCGTCGTTTTTTCATCAACATATTTCTCTCCGCAATTCTGACAGACTTGGGCGGGGACGTTCCTCACGACAAAGGTGGCCCCTGCACGATCCATGGTCACCGTTACTTTGCCGATTTTTGTTTCCCCTTTTTTACAAATAATGCATTTCATTTCTCACATCCGCTTCACTGATATGTCTTTCAAACATTCTGCGTACAGCGTGTACTCGAAAAATTAATTTATTTACAAATGCATATGCATTTGAGTTCTATAAGAAAACCTTTGCCCTCTTTTGTCATCCCCGCGAAGGCGGGGATCCAGTGATTTTAAGGGCTTCTGGATTCCGGCCTTCGCCGGAATGACAGAACGAGATTCAAATGCATAGGCATTTTATTTACATTCATAAGTTTAAAATTGGGGATTCATTGATTTTTTTCAGCTCAGTGGAGCGAAGGGGGATCGAACCCCTGGCCTCGACAATGCCATTGTCGCGCTCTCCCAGCTGAGCTATCGCCCCACTGAACTGAAAAAATTTAAGTAGTCCCCCAATAATCAAGTTACTTCACGCTGTCAATTAGGAGTTCGTAAATGAGGCGTGCGGCTAATTTTGCGGTGCGGTGATCGGGATCGAAACGGGGGTTTGTTTCCATCACTTCAAAGAGTCTTAATTTGTGCGTTTTAACGGCAAGTTTTACAAAGTCTAGTGCTTCTCTTCCCGAAAATCCGGCGGGGTTGATGGCTGAAACGCCGGGAGCCTCG
Coding sequences within:
- a CDS encoding FHA domain-containing protein: MLAEKQQAQSNTVEFPLNQRLLEDSLKLKEERRILKERLQKIEANRSEVSATVFEKVHGDYLTRLQNVTDQLLAKKQDIDRELGTLYDTRDKIEGNLKNHKHTLEELQFRHKLGEFTKEEFHSKAKIEEDKIARFEQVLAGVQSNIKRYEGLFEGDEDLFGEKSKETGPLSVAEEIDEWEQEEKDFQEPTPIHPEKSSESIGTPQDASWLEATKPNLETHPTLTIIAGHENVGKSFQIQGTLTIGRSHTNQVILKDAKASRQHAEIRLQGNEYVLIDLNSSNGSMVNGHKVTEQILAPDDEIQIGDFVMQFQM
- a CDS encoding type II toxin-antitoxin system MqsA family antitoxin, with the translated sequence MKCIICKKGETKIGKVTVTMDRAGATFVVRNVPAQVCQNCGEKYVDEKTTAYLLETAEKTARKSTVVDVCKYMVA